ATATGGTAAAGATACGAAAGGAATGATTCGTTTGCATCAGTTTGAAAAGTGTGAAATGGAATCTTTTTCCGCGCCGGATGCGTCACTGGAAGAACATAAACTGTTTTCGGCGATTCAGGAAACTTTGATGCGGACATTAAATATTCCTTACCAGGTAATTCTAAAATGCACGGGTGATATGGGTACGCCAAACGCGAGAGCAGCTGATATTGAAGCTTGGTTTCCGGGGCAAAATAAATATCGTGAAACGCACACCGCGGATTATATGACGGATTATCAAACGCGTCGTTTGAAGACAAAAATCAAAATGAAAGACGGCACTACGACATTCGCGCACATGAATGATGGGACAGCTTTTGCCGGACGAACGATTGCCGCCATTATTGAAAACTATCAACAAGAAGACGGAAGTGTGATTATTCCGGAAGTGTTGCGCGGTTACTTTGGAGGACGAGAGAAAATTTTAGCCGTCTAATTTTTTAAGACCGATGACGCGAGAGGTCAAATCGGAATCGCAGTCTTTTTTGCAAAAAGACCCGTCAAGAACGTGGTTGTGGGTGTTTGGTGGAATAATTATTCTAATAATTTTGGTTGGTTTGGGAAGTGTATTTTTACCGGAACAATTTATGGTAAAAAATGTGGTTGTTAGCAATACCCGACCGGAAGTGGCGCAACAAATTAAAAACTATGTTCAGGAGGTTGTACAAAATAAGTCAAAATTATTTGGCAAGACAAGTATCTTTCTTGTTCCGCGAGATTTCTTAGAGTATGAATTACCGAATAAATTTGCCATTATCAAAACAGTACAAATACTGCGTGAATTGCCAAGTACGGTTCATATTGTTATTCAAGAAAAAGTTCCCGTGGCGGTTTTGATATCGGGCGGGGTAAGTTACGCGCTTGATCCCGGCGGTGTGGCCTTTGAAGAATTTTCCCAAGAGAGAATGCAGACAAATAAATATCCGATTATCAGCGACGAGCGAAAAACGACGGAAATAGATGTTGGTAAATCCGTAATGGATCCGAGGATTTTGACTATGATGCACGATATCGCCCGTCTATTTCCCGAAAGGTTTGGGATACAAATTGATAAAATTACGATCCCCGCGATTGGTAGTCAGGAATTGCATGTTTACACCAGTGAAGGTTGGATGTTAGTTTTGGACAATAGCAGAACGCTGGATGAGCAGTTTTTGGTACTGGAAAAAATACTCACGGAACAGATCACTAATGATAAAAGACCAATGTTGAGCTATATTGACCTAAGGGCGGCAGGAAAAGCTTTTTTTAAGTTTAAGGATGGCACATGATACTAACGGAAGAAGAAATCGAAATCGACGGTATTTCATATCGTTATTTGCATGGCGGAAAAAGCGGTGGAATTCCGATTTTGTTTTTACATGGCTGGGGCAGTAAGGCGGAAAGCTACCGAAAAGCGAGCACTTTTTTTCCGGATGATTTTCCGGAAATTGTTATTCCCAATCTTCCTGGTTTTGGATTTGCCCCGGTACCGAGCACAATTTGGGGTATTAAAGAATACACTGACTGGGTAAACAAGCTCATTCAAAAACTTGGCTGGTCAAAACTGTTTTTGGCTGGACATTCATTTGGCGGTCGTTTGACTATATATATTGCTTCTCATCAGCCGGAGTTGTTATCGGGAATTATTTTATACGCCACGGCGGGAACAACAAGGCGCAACCAAAAAAGACTCTCATTCTTTAATATTATCGCCAAATTAGGAAAGGCGATATTGAGTTTGCCAGGGCTTCATTTTATTTATCCAATCGCGGAAAAAACTCTATACAAATTAGTTGGCAACACAGATTACTTGTATGCGGGAGAAAAACGCGAAATATTCAAAAAAGTTATTAACGAGGACCTTTCTGGGTTAGTAAAAGATATTTTTGTTCCAACGAAGCTCCTTTGGGGAAAAGATGATTTTCAAACACCGCTCGCCGATGCCGAATATATTCATCAAAACATAAAGGGTTCGGAACTTAAGGTAATCTCTGGCGAGGGGCATATTATGCACTCGAGAAATCCGGAACTGTTTGCAAAAGAATTTTCCGAATTGGTTGCTAAATTATTGAGTGAAACAAGCCATGGTAAATAGTATTTTGGTATTTGCGATCGGTGTACTGTGGTTGATTGCGATTTGTCGCTTGATTATTTTGCAGGTGGCTACCTGGCAATTAAAAGAATATCGTTGGGACAGAATGCGTGAATATCTTCGGTTGGGAAGCACGAAACAGGTTCTTATGAGTCCGATAGAATTGGCCAAATGGTTGTTGCTATTTCTGTTTTTTGCCGGAAACACCTTATTTGGTTTATATTCCTGGTTTGTACTCGCGATATATATTCTTGATTTATTGTTATTAGTAAAAGAGTTAAGACGACACATGATCATACGGCCGGCAATGACGATAAAGGCAATCGGTATGATAGCAATATCTCTTTCGGTCATCTTTGCGCTCTTAGGTCTAATGTTTCTTAACGGGGTATTTATTGTGGCGACGTTGGTGTTTCTGGATCGTCTCACGGCGGTTATTGTTACGACATTTGTGTTTTTATTTTTTCCATTGTCTGCAATACTAAAGCGACGAAAAATTAACGCGGCAAAAAAATTACGCGGAGGCCTGGGACAAGTTGTAGTGATTGGTATTACCGGAAGTTATGGTAAGTCGAGTACAAAAAATATTTTAGCTACAATATTAGATGGCGATAATATATTGGTGACTCCCGGCAACACGAACACAGAAATTGGTGTTGCGCAATTGATGCTTAATCAACTAACAGAAAACATAAACTATTTTGTTGCGGAAATGGGTGCTTATCGTATTGGAGAAATTAAGAGTTTGGCCGAATTAGTTCAGCCCAAAATTGGCATTCTTACGGCAGTGGGGAATCAGCATCTTGGGCTTTTTGGTTCCCATGAAAATATCAGAAAGGCAAAATCCGAACTTATTGCATCGTTGCCGGCAGACGGGACAGCAATATTAAATGCGGATGATCCGATTTGTTTCGATATATCGAAACAAATTACGCACTGTGAGGTTTTGACGTATGGACTGTCGGATGAGGCCGATTTGCAAGCAAAAATAATTAGTTCT
This window of the bacterium genome carries:
- a CDS encoding alpha/beta hydrolase; the encoded protein is MILTEEEIEIDGISYRYLHGGKSGGIPILFLHGWGSKAESYRKASTFFPDDFPEIVIPNLPGFGFAPVPSTIWGIKEYTDWVNKLIQKLGWSKLFLAGHSFGGRLTIYIASHQPELLSGIILYATAGTTRRNQKRLSFFNIIAKLGKAILSLPGLHFIYPIAEKTLYKLVGNTDYLYAGEKREIFKKVINEDLSGLVKDIFVPTKLLWGKDDFQTPLADAEYIHQNIKGSELKVISGEGHIMHSRNPELFAKEFSELVAKLLSETSHGK
- the murF gene encoding UDP-N-acetylmuramoyl-tripeptide--D-alanyl-D-alanine ligase, with the protein product MKQAMVNSILVFAIGVLWLIAICRLIILQVATWQLKEYRWDRMREYLRLGSTKQVLMSPIELAKWLLLFLFFAGNTLFGLYSWFVLAIYILDLLLLVKELRRHMIIRPAMTIKAIGMIAISLSVIFALLGLMFLNGVFIVATLVFLDRLTAVIVTTFVFLFFPLSAILKRRKINAAKKLRGGLGQVVVIGITGSYGKSSTKNILATILDGDNILVTPGNTNTEIGVAQLMLNQLTENINYFVAEMGAYRIGEIKSLAELVQPKIGILTAVGNQHLGLFGSHENIRKAKSELIASLPADGTAILNADDPICFDISKQITHCEVLTYGLSDEADLQAKIISSNENGIEVKIFGLVPETMIVMPVVGQHQLGNVLAGILTAIVLGKKWPEIQLKLQNIRMVKQTMEKYTTAQGALVINDSYNANVSGVIAAIENLKSFSQSQKIVILTPMIELGSDSATAHEQVGAVLARVATRVYYTGTDFKNELLAGAKLVNPDFKIKTQTQASEIIKDLYPVLGNDAVVLLEGRVPKLIRESLHTK